In one Myxococcota bacterium genomic region, the following are encoded:
- the thiI gene encoding tRNA uracil 4-sulfurtransferase ThiI, translated as MATPTESTGSLVLARYSGELTTKARPTRAYFSKRLAANVKDGLRALGIRSRIERGHDRLRIQLASTDDATRALPVLSRTFGVQSVVGAIELPWSSTDDIVREGVRLFADAVAGRRFAVRARRVGDRARIAASSSDVARALGAALAPRAAGVDLDDPEVAVHVEVAPGRAHFFRDVARGPGGLPLGVEGRAVALVSGGFDSAVAAWQLLRRGVALDYVFCNLGGRTHELGTMRVAKHLADAWSYGTRPQLHSVDFDSVSADLQRACTTRYWQVVLKRRMLRAAELVAAERGAAAIATGEAIGQVSSQTLQNLAVISRATTVPILRPLVGMNKDDILASARAIGTFELSKVVGEYCALVPSKPATAATLGAIEAEETKLDAGLLDAAVAARSVFDLRALDLATLDDPTLQVDDVPEGATLLDLRSKPAYQTWHAPGALFLDFADAVRAYASFDRAHRYALYCEFGLKSGHLAELMRAEGMQAVSIRGGAAALRRRLDAARARDVGSE; from the coding sequence ATGGCGACTCCGACCGAGAGCACCGGCTCGCTCGTCCTCGCGCGCTACAGCGGTGAGCTCACGACGAAGGCGCGCCCGACGCGCGCCTACTTCTCGAAGCGCCTCGCTGCGAACGTGAAGGACGGGCTGCGCGCGCTCGGCATCCGCTCGCGCATCGAGCGCGGCCACGACCGGCTGCGCATCCAGCTCGCGTCCACCGACGACGCGACGCGCGCGCTGCCCGTGCTGTCGCGCACGTTCGGCGTGCAGTCGGTCGTCGGTGCGATCGAGCTGCCGTGGTCGTCGACCGACGACATCGTGCGCGAGGGAGTGCGCCTGTTCGCCGACGCGGTCGCGGGCCGGCGCTTCGCCGTGCGCGCGCGGCGCGTCGGCGACCGCGCGCGCATCGCGGCCTCGTCGAGCGACGTCGCGCGCGCGCTCGGCGCCGCACTCGCTCCGCGCGCGGCGGGCGTCGACCTCGACGACCCCGAGGTCGCCGTCCACGTCGAGGTCGCGCCCGGGCGCGCGCACTTCTTCCGCGACGTGGCGCGCGGGCCGGGCGGGCTCCCGCTCGGCGTCGAAGGCCGCGCCGTCGCGCTCGTGTCGGGCGGCTTCGACTCCGCCGTCGCCGCCTGGCAGCTGCTGCGGCGCGGCGTCGCGCTCGACTACGTCTTCTGCAACCTCGGTGGGCGCACGCACGAGCTCGGCACCATGCGCGTCGCCAAGCATCTCGCCGACGCGTGGTCCTATGGCACGCGCCCGCAGCTCCACTCGGTCGACTTCGACAGCGTCTCCGCCGATCTCCAGCGCGCCTGCACGACGCGCTACTGGCAGGTGGTGCTCAAGCGCCGGATGCTGCGCGCGGCCGAGCTCGTCGCCGCCGAGCGCGGCGCGGCGGCGATCGCGACGGGCGAGGCGATCGGCCAGGTCTCGTCGCAGACGCTGCAGAACCTCGCCGTGATCTCGCGCGCCACCACCGTTCCCATCCTGCGGCCGCTCGTCGGCATGAACAAGGACGACATCCTCGCGTCCGCGCGCGCGATCGGAACGTTCGAGCTCTCGAAGGTCGTGGGCGAGTACTGCGCGCTCGTGCCGTCGAAGCCGGCGACGGCGGCGACGCTCGGCGCGATCGAGGCCGAGGAGACGAAGCTCGACGCGGGCCTGCTCGACGCCGCCGTCGCGGCCCGCAGCGTGTTCGACCTGCGCGCGCTCGACCTCGCGACGCTCGACGACCCGACGCTGCAGGTCGACGACGTCCCGGAAGGCGCGACGCTGCTCGACCTGCGCAGCAAGCCCGCCTATCAGACGTGGCACGCGCCCGGCGCGCTCTTCCTCGACTTCGCCGACGCGGTGCGCGCCTACGCCTCGTTCGACCGCGCACATCGCTATGCGCTCTACTGCGAGTTCGGGCTGAAGAGCGGACATCTGGCCGAGCTGATGCGCGCCGAGGGGATGCAGGCGGTGAGCATCCGCGGCGGCGCCGCCGCGCTGCGCAGGCGACTCGACGCCGCGCGCGCGCGCGACGTCGGGAGCGAATAG
- a CDS encoding thiamine pyrophosphate-binding protein: MPVHGGKLAARALKEAGVEVIFTLSGGHIMPIYDGCIDEGIKIIDVRHEQAAVHAADAWARCNPGKIGVAAITAGPGVTDGVTGVANAWRANSPILVFGGQGPFANLRRGSLQEMDHIGVMRPITKYADACYETYRIPEYIELAIRHAVSGIPGPAYLEIPMDIFMGQAEWEQARVPVIRTQPPRIQPDRDYVRQAIELLAKAQRPMLMAGTSVKWSQASAQMQQFAAETHIPTYTNGMGRGCMDPSSPEFLNRSRRHALERIDCIVLAGTLLDFRMRFGQSIPADAKIIQLDLDNTLMGQNRQTDVPVVGNLACSFDMLLEEMKNQGVRLDFSAWRDELRAIEDAEEAKVEAKLNSDEVPIDPQRMCREVRDWLATLDDPIVIGDGGDIVATAAKILPVKSEGAWMDPGPLGTLGVGMPFALAAKLAHPKRPVVIVYGDGSFGLNGFEYDTAVRFGLPIIGIVGNDAAWGQMMRPQAGIYGKDRLAATLLNYTRYDKVVEALGGHGEHCERAEEIRPALERAAASGKPALVNVIIRQDGDYKGGIYV; this comes from the coding sequence ATGCCCGTTCACGGTGGAAAGCTCGCGGCGCGTGCGCTCAAGGAGGCCGGCGTCGAGGTCATCTTCACGCTCTCCGGCGGCCACATCATGCCCATCTACGACGGCTGCATCGACGAGGGCATCAAGATCATCGACGTGCGCCACGAGCAGGCGGCCGTGCACGCGGCCGACGCGTGGGCGCGCTGCAACCCCGGCAAGATCGGCGTCGCCGCGATCACCGCGGGCCCCGGCGTCACGGACGGCGTCACGGGCGTCGCGAACGCGTGGCGCGCGAACTCGCCGATCCTCGTCTTCGGCGGCCAGGGCCCGTTCGCCAACCTGCGGCGCGGCTCGCTCCAGGAGATGGACCACATCGGCGTGATGCGTCCGATCACCAAGTACGCGGACGCCTGCTACGAGACCTATCGCATCCCCGAGTACATCGAGCTCGCGATCCGGCACGCGGTGTCGGGCATCCCGGGCCCGGCGTACCTCGAGATCCCGATGGACATCTTCATGGGCCAGGCCGAGTGGGAGCAGGCGCGCGTGCCGGTGATCCGCACGCAGCCGCCGCGCATCCAGCCCGACCGCGACTACGTGCGGCAGGCGATCGAGCTGCTCGCGAAGGCGCAGCGCCCGATGCTGATGGCGGGGACGAGCGTGAAGTGGTCGCAGGCGAGCGCGCAGATGCAGCAGTTCGCGGCCGAGACGCACATCCCGACCTACACGAACGGCATGGGCCGCGGCTGCATGGATCCCTCCTCGCCGGAGTTCCTCAACCGCTCGCGGCGCCACGCGCTCGAACGCATCGACTGCATCGTGCTCGCGGGCACGCTGCTCGACTTCCGCATGCGCTTCGGCCAGAGCATCCCGGCCGACGCGAAGATCATCCAGCTCGATCTCGACAACACGCTGATGGGACAGAACCGCCAGACGGACGTGCCGGTCGTCGGCAACCTCGCGTGCAGCTTCGACATGCTGCTCGAGGAGATGAAGAACCAGGGCGTGCGCCTCGACTTCAGCGCGTGGCGCGACGAGCTGCGCGCGATCGAGGACGCCGAGGAGGCGAAGGTCGAGGCGAAGCTGAACAGCGACGAGGTGCCGATCGACCCGCAGCGCATGTGCCGCGAGGTGCGCGACTGGCTCGCGACGCTCGACGACCCGATCGTGATCGGCGACGGCGGCGACATCGTCGCGACCGCCGCGAAGATCCTGCCCGTGAAGAGCGAGGGCGCGTGGATGGACCCGGGCCCGCTCGGCACGCTCGGCGTCGGCATGCCGTTCGCGCTCGCCGCGAAGCTCGCGCACCCGAAGCGCCCCGTCGTGATCGTCTACGGCGACGGCTCGTTCGGACTCAACGGCTTCGAGTACGACACGGCCGTGCGCTTCGGGCTCCCGATCATCGGCATCGTCGGCAACGACGCGGCGTGGGGGCAGATGATGCGCCCGCAGGCCGGCATCTACGGCAAGGACCGCCTCGCCGCGACGCTCCTGAACTACACGCGCTACGACAAGGTGGTCGAGGCGCTCGGCGGCCACGGCGAGCACTGCGAGCGCGCCGAGGAGATCCGTCCCGCGCTCGAGCGCGCGGCGGCGAGCGGCAAGCCCGCGCTCGTCAACGTGATCATCCGCCAGGACGGCGACTACAAGGGCGGCATCTACGTCTAG
- a CDS encoding DUF3106 domain-containing protein, translating to MRERMRERWRDASPAERDELRERMRERWRGASPAERDEMRERMRERWRDASPAERDAMRERMRERLRSLPPGARARAVDGLRARRDLARGLRDLDPDERRELRAAVERLDPDERAALRRAFTEAGPGERRELLRRVARLRELAPEERDALLERWGALQRRSDEERARFRDNAERWRAMDEADRERLRSQLERLRAMTPEERLELLDEALGPTAEEAGSAPPADR from the coding sequence ATGCGCGAACGGATGCGCGAGCGCTGGCGCGACGCGAGCCCGGCCGAGCGGGACGAGCTGCGCGAACGGATGCGCGAGCGCTGGCGCGGTGCGAGCCCCGCCGAGCGGGACGAGATGCGCGAACGGATGCGCGAGCGCTGGCGCGACGCGAGCCCCGCCGAGCGGGACGCGATGCGCGAACGGATGCGCGAGCGTCTGCGGTCGCTTCCGCCGGGCGCGCGCGCGCGCGCGGTGGACGGGCTCCGCGCGCGGCGCGACCTCGCGCGCGGCCTGCGCGATCTCGATCCCGACGAGCGGCGCGAGCTGCGCGCCGCGGTGGAGCGGCTCGACCCGGACGAGCGTGCGGCGCTTCGCCGCGCCTTCACCGAGGCGGGCCCGGGCGAGCGGCGCGAGCTGCTGCGGCGCGTCGCCCGGCTGCGCGAGCTCGCGCCCGAGGAGCGCGACGCGCTGCTCGAGCGATGGGGCGCACTCCAGCGCCGAAGCGACGAGGAGCGCGCGCGCTTCCGCGACAACGCGGAGCGCTGGCGGGCGATGGACGAGGCCGACCGCGAGCGCCTCCGCTCGCAGCTCGAACGGCTCCGCGCCATGACGCCGGAAGAACGGCTCGAGCTGCTCGACGAGGCGCTCGGCCCCACCGCGGAGGAAGCCGGCTCCGCTCCGCCCGCCGACCGTTGA
- a CDS encoding alpha/beta hydrolase, producing MSEAAGGEEELEVTSSDGLRLRVVRAGERGAPCVVFSCAYTTTLENWRGQVAPVVGAGFQVALWDHRGHGRSQAPTAPGELGAYAFDRVVDDLASVVDAVSPHAPAVLAGLSFGGLVSLHLALRPAYRARVRALVLAGSGPGFKNPEAAAGWRAQTERTARYLEERGLAAFVAGKAGATCIGRDPELPAARRAAAAIVAQSPAALAAFGRRVTADAPSAIDELGAVDVPALVIVGAEDAAFRRAAEVMAAKLPAAELVVVEGAGHILNIERPAAFDAALLAFLDRV from the coding sequence ATGAGCGAGGCCGCGGGCGGCGAGGAGGAGCTCGAGGTCACCTCGAGCGACGGCCTGCGGCTGCGCGTCGTGCGCGCGGGCGAACGGGGCGCGCCGTGCGTCGTCTTCTCGTGCGCCTACACGACGACGCTCGAGAACTGGCGCGGGCAGGTCGCGCCCGTCGTCGGTGCGGGCTTCCAGGTCGCGCTCTGGGACCATCGCGGGCACGGCCGCTCCCAGGCCCCGACCGCGCCCGGCGAGCTCGGCGCCTACGCGTTCGACCGCGTCGTCGACGACCTCGCGAGCGTCGTCGACGCGGTGTCGCCGCACGCGCCGGCCGTGCTCGCGGGGCTGTCGTTCGGCGGCCTCGTCTCGCTGCACCTCGCGCTGCGGCCCGCCTACCGCGCGCGCGTGCGCGCGCTCGTGCTCGCGGGCTCGGGGCCGGGCTTCAAGAACCCCGAGGCCGCGGCGGGCTGGCGCGCGCAGACCGAGCGCACCGCCCGCTACCTCGAGGAGCGCGGGCTCGCCGCGTTCGTCGCGGGCAAGGCCGGCGCCACCTGCATCGGCCGCGACCCCGAGCTGCCCGCGGCGCGGCGCGCGGCCGCCGCGATCGTCGCGCAGTCCCCGGCCGCGCTCGCCGCCTTCGGGCGCCGCGTCACGGCCGACGCCCCCTCCGCGATCGACGAGCTCGGCGCGGTCGACGTCCCCGCGCTCGTGATCGTGGGCGCCGAGGACGCCGCGTTCCGTCGCGCGGCCGAGGTGATGGCGGCGAAGCTGCCGGCGGCCGAGCTGGTCGTCGTCGAGGGCGCGGGCCACATCCTCAACATCGAGCGGCCGGCCGCGTTCGACGCCGCGCTCCTCGCGTTCCTCGACCGGGTCTGA
- the pal gene encoding peptidoglycan-associated lipoprotein Pal, producing MKRLSFSTTALAAVLVMGLSACQQTGQKEEAPDNVNEFKQPTEAPVERAAPPMATDLGTVYFDFDSSRIRTDARDVLKKNAEALRSSGNAVTIEGHCDERGDEEYNLALGERRANSVKAYLVDLGVGSGQLRTISYGESKPAVVGSGESAWQWNRRAEFRTR from the coding sequence ATGAAGCGGCTCTCGTTCTCGACCACGGCGCTCGCAGCCGTGTTGGTGATGGGTCTGTCGGCCTGCCAGCAGACGGGGCAGAAAGAGGAAGCGCCCGACAACGTCAACGAGTTCAAGCAGCCCACGGAGGCGCCGGTCGAGCGCGCGGCCCCGCCGATGGCGACCGACCTCGGCACCGTCTACTTCGACTTCGACAGCTCGCGCATCCGCACGGACGCGCGCGACGTGCTCAAGAAGAACGCGGAGGCGCTCCGCTCGTCCGGCAACGCCGTGACGATCGAGGGCCACTGCGACGAGCGCGGCGACGAGGAGTACAACCTGGCCCTCGGGGAGCGGCGCGCCAACTCGGTGAAGGCGTACCTCGTCGACCTCGGCGTCGGCTCGGGTCAGCTCCGCACGATCAGCTACGGCGAGTCGAAGCCGGCGGTCGTGGGCTCGGGCGAGAGCGCCTGGCAGTGGAACCGCCGCGCCGAGTTCCGCACGCGCTAG
- a CDS encoding sigma-70 family RNA polymerase sigma factor has translation MTGTTRSDTTRREGAPGAGAAGAPGSEPDEDAGLMLAFARGEAAAFDRLFERWAAKLLRFLERMVHDTATAEELVQETFLRVYRARDRYEPSARFSTWLFHIATNLALNELRRPRRSRAHTSTDGAPSGPAELGDVGAARTDDVVHARRESARVERALETLPERQRAALWLAAVEGLAYAEIAESLGTTTRSVKSLVHRARTALVRALDARDASCEREGEEGDD, from the coding sequence ATGACCGGGACGACGCGGAGCGACACGACGCGGCGCGAGGGAGCGCCGGGAGCCGGCGCGGCGGGTGCGCCCGGCTCCGAGCCCGACGAGGACGCCGGGCTCATGCTCGCGTTCGCGCGCGGCGAGGCCGCGGCGTTCGACCGGCTGTTCGAGCGCTGGGCGGCGAAGCTGCTGCGCTTCCTGGAGCGGATGGTGCACGACACGGCGACGGCGGAGGAGCTGGTGCAGGAGACCTTCCTGCGCGTCTACCGCGCGCGCGACCGCTACGAGCCGAGCGCGCGCTTCTCGACCTGGCTCTTCCACATCGCGACGAACCTCGCGCTCAACGAGCTGCGCCGGCCGCGCCGTTCGCGCGCGCACACGAGCACGGACGGCGCGCCGTCGGGGCCCGCCGAGCTCGGCGACGTGGGCGCGGCGCGCACCGACGACGTCGTGCACGCGCGCCGCGAGAGCGCGCGCGTCGAGCGCGCGCTCGAGACGCTGCCCGAGCGGCAGCGCGCGGCGCTCTGGCTCGCGGCCGTCGAGGGCCTCGCCTACGCGGAGATCGCCGAGTCGCTCGGCACCACGACGCGCTCGGTCAAGTCGCTCGTGCACCGCGCGCGGACCGCGCTCGTGCGTGCACTCGATGCGCGCGACGCATCGTGCGAGCGCGAGGGAGAAGAAGGCGATGACTGA
- the sppA gene encoding signal peptide peptidase SppA, giving the protein MARTRWLWISLASLVLLVGMLCARGGARLEVEPGSTLVVRVRGDYVEAAEPTLLARVLGGGPAPFARVLSQLALARRDDRLDAVVLAIEDTSLGWGKAAELRDAIGRLRAAGRRTVAYLELDGLAVQREYWIASAADEVWVVPGGSVPLVGLAAEYLYLGDAFDKLGVDFEVAKAGRYKSAVETIAGNAMSDASREMANALLDSTERQFVDGIARGRGLEPDAVRAAIDRAPVLASELADAHLIDGEAHLDAVLEKLGGPVVKGEEYAGIDPASVGFDPVATYALVYGSGNVVTGEESATPRGEPVFAAGAIREAVEKAAKDDDVDAIIVRIDSPGGSALASEIMWRAISEAKRESGKPVVASFSDVAASGGYYVASAADSIVASGTTVTGSIGVFSLRPLLGGLLDKLGVRTELLTRGEHADFLSSTRPSSPAARERLQSVVLDIYRLFLERVGTGRSLATEAVDAVGQGRVWTGEQALERGLVDRLGGLHEAVREANRLRGIDEDADAILVAYPPPKPLAQELAELLNARIAAAARASVGLPALSGPLATLERALASAPPLAPLLVPPAWVEIR; this is encoded by the coding sequence ATGGCGCGAACTCGCTGGCTGTGGATCTCGCTCGCATCGCTCGTGCTGCTCGTCGGGATGCTGTGCGCGCGCGGCGGTGCGCGGCTCGAGGTCGAGCCCGGGAGCACGCTCGTCGTCCGCGTGCGCGGCGACTACGTCGAGGCCGCCGAGCCGACGCTGCTCGCGCGCGTGCTCGGCGGCGGTCCCGCGCCGTTCGCGCGCGTGCTCTCGCAGCTCGCACTGGCGCGCCGCGACGACCGTCTCGACGCCGTCGTGCTCGCGATCGAGGACACCTCGCTCGGCTGGGGGAAGGCCGCCGAGCTGCGCGACGCCATCGGTCGCCTGCGCGCGGCGGGCCGCAGGACGGTCGCCTACCTCGAGCTCGACGGCCTCGCCGTGCAGCGCGAGTACTGGATCGCGAGCGCCGCCGACGAGGTCTGGGTCGTGCCGGGCGGCAGCGTTCCGCTCGTCGGCCTCGCGGCCGAGTACCTCTACCTCGGCGACGCGTTCGACAAGCTCGGCGTCGATTTCGAGGTCGCGAAGGCGGGCCGCTACAAGAGCGCCGTCGAGACGATCGCCGGCAACGCGATGTCCGACGCCTCGCGCGAGATGGCGAACGCGCTGCTCGACTCGACGGAGCGCCAGTTCGTCGACGGGATCGCGCGCGGGCGCGGTCTCGAGCCCGACGCCGTGCGCGCGGCGATCGATCGCGCCCCCGTCCTCGCGAGCGAGCTCGCCGACGCGCACCTGATCGACGGCGAAGCCCACCTCGACGCGGTGCTCGAGAAGCTCGGCGGCCCCGTCGTGAAGGGCGAGGAGTACGCCGGCATCGACCCCGCGAGCGTCGGCTTCGACCCGGTGGCGACCTACGCGCTCGTGTACGGGAGCGGCAACGTCGTGACGGGCGAGGAGTCGGCGACGCCGCGCGGCGAGCCCGTGTTCGCGGCGGGCGCGATCCGCGAGGCCGTCGAGAAGGCGGCGAAGGACGACGACGTCGATGCGATCATCGTGCGCATCGACAGCCCGGGCGGCTCGGCGCTCGCGTCCGAGATCATGTGGCGGGCGATCTCGGAGGCGAAGCGCGAGTCGGGCAAGCCGGTCGTCGCGTCGTTCTCGGACGTCGCCGCCTCGGGCGGCTACTACGTCGCGTCGGCGGCCGACTCGATCGTCGCGTCGGGAACGACCGTCACGGGCTCGATCGGCGTCTTCTCGCTGCGTCCGTTGCTCGGCGGGCTGCTCGACAAGCTCGGCGTCCGCACCGAGCTGCTCACGCGCGGCGAGCACGCCGACTTCCTCTCGTCGACGCGCCCGTCCTCGCCCGCCGCACGCGAGCGGCTGCAGAGCGTCGTGCTCGACATCTACCGGCTCTTCCTCGAGCGCGTCGGCACCGGCCGCTCGCTCGCGACCGAGGCGGTCGACGCCGTCGGCCAGGGCCGCGTGTGGACGGGCGAGCAGGCGCTCGAGCGCGGGCTCGTCGACCGCCTCGGCGGCCTGCACGAGGCCGTCCGCGAGGCGAACCGCCTGCGCGGCATCGACGAGGACGCCGACGCGATCCTCGTCGCCTATCCGCCGCCGAAGCCGCTCGCGCAGGAGCTCGCCGAGCTCTTGAACGCGCGCATCGCGGCGGCCGCGCGCGCGAGCGTCGGCCTCCCCGCGCTCTCCGGTCCGCTCGCGACGCTCGAGCGAGCGCTCGCGAGCGCTCCGCCGCTCGCTCCGTTGCTCGTCCCGCCCGCCTGGGTGGAGATTCGTTAG
- a CDS encoding tetratricopeptide repeat protein yields the protein MACRSPIRAAAGRSWLAALAATVALTALSGSSGCAGGGAAREPLAAALREGETALAVGELERALADYERALALAPDDARALEGLARTRLARREDAAALDALLALEARLGEQDGALPAPLARARCALVERAARAELAAGAPAAALLRATSPAYAPCPAAARTALEVDAHRRLARDAAHPAVASAHHRRVLALTPGDPEASLALARRLVALGDADEALRLLDAALAAHPADEALIELTVEVLAGPKRLRAQRPPD from the coding sequence ATGGCTTGCCGCTCACCCATCCGCGCCGCTGCCGGCCGCTCGTGGCTCGCGGCGCTCGCCGCGACGGTCGCGCTCACCGCACTCTCCGGGTCGTCCGGGTGCGCGGGGGGCGGCGCGGCGCGCGAGCCCCTCGCCGCGGCGCTCCGCGAGGGCGAGACGGCGCTCGCCGTCGGCGAGCTCGAGCGCGCGCTCGCCGACTACGAGCGCGCGCTCGCCCTCGCCCCGGACGACGCGCGGGCGCTCGAGGGGCTGGCGCGCACGCGCCTCGCGCGGCGCGAGGACGCCGCGGCGCTCGACGCGCTGCTCGCGCTGGAGGCGCGGCTCGGCGAGCAGGACGGCGCGCTCCCGGCGCCGCTCGCGCGGGCGCGCTGCGCGCTCGTCGAGCGGGCGGCGCGCGCCGAGCTCGCCGCGGGCGCGCCCGCGGCCGCGCTCCTGCGCGCGACGTCGCCCGCGTACGCGCCCTGCCCGGCCGCCGCGCGCACGGCGCTCGAGGTCGACGCACACCGCCGGCTCGCGCGGGACGCCGCCCACCCCGCCGTGGCTTCCGCCCATCATCGGCGTGTGCTCGCGCTCACGCCCGGCGATCCCGAGGCGAGCCTCGCGCTCGCGCGCCGTCTCGTCGCGCTCGGCGATGCGGACGAGGCGCTGCGCCTGCTCGACGCCGCGCTCGCGGCGCATCCCGCCGACGAGGCGTTGATCGAGCTCACGGTCGAGGTGCTGGCCGGCCCGAAGCGGCTCCGAGCGCAGCGCCCGCCCGACTAG